In a single window of the Labilithrix sp. genome:
- a CDS encoding SEC-C domain-containing protein, translating into MAKTGPNQSCPCGSGKKYKKCCGGPNAPVRSSGLPHTQAERAAAIQKLEEFIDRAFVDVSR; encoded by the coding sequence ATGGCCAAGACCGGTCCGAACCAGTCGTGCCCGTGCGGCAGCGGGAAGAAGTACAAGAAGTGCTGCGGGGGCCCGAACGCTCCCGTGCGCAGCAGCGGCTTGCCGCACACGCAGGCCGAGCGCGCCGCGGCGATCCAGAAGCTCGAGGAGTTCATCGATCGCGCCTTCGTCGACGTGTCGCGGTAG
- the tagF gene encoding type VI secretion system-associated protein TagF produces the protein MFGFLGKKARSEVGKVEGVAKVPALGDFVRTPSPSDELLAFEAWVTRALETAEARGASFKDAFAAGAAHAFVWSGALDKKLRGVFAGVLAPSHDAVGRRFPIVLGVAVPVASLATQPHTAPLLLHELFQHAAAAAARVRQARSASELHAHVASIAPPSLDDVGGCLTRYAEWAKNARASDASTALYGGDAGWRHALGTIVDATAAYRGQDAPPLSLGVRVPLGAQHGNQLAMWLDFVRSAAGWKSTVPTLFFPLAGTSALIQLGAEAPASVLVDLFAPSRDSNAVCDVTNADAAPPPASARAEVYAATSLADVATELAR, from the coding sequence GTGTTCGGGTTCCTCGGCAAGAAGGCGCGCTCGGAGGTCGGCAAGGTCGAGGGGGTCGCCAAGGTCCCCGCGCTCGGCGACTTCGTGCGCACCCCATCGCCGAGCGACGAGCTCCTCGCCTTCGAGGCCTGGGTGACACGCGCGCTCGAGACGGCGGAGGCCCGCGGCGCCTCGTTCAAGGACGCCTTCGCGGCCGGCGCGGCGCACGCCTTCGTGTGGTCGGGCGCGCTCGACAAGAAGCTCCGCGGCGTGTTCGCCGGCGTCCTCGCGCCGAGCCACGACGCGGTGGGCCGCCGCTTCCCGATCGTCCTCGGCGTCGCGGTGCCGGTCGCGTCGCTCGCTACGCAACCGCACACCGCGCCGCTCCTGCTTCACGAGCTCTTCCAGCACGCCGCCGCCGCCGCCGCGCGCGTGAGGCAGGCTCGCAGCGCGTCCGAGCTCCACGCGCACGTCGCCTCGATCGCGCCGCCGTCGCTCGACGACGTTGGCGGATGCCTCACGCGCTACGCGGAGTGGGCGAAGAACGCGCGCGCGAGCGACGCGTCGACCGCGCTCTACGGCGGCGACGCTGGCTGGCGCCACGCGCTGGGGACGATCGTCGACGCGACCGCCGCGTACCGCGGCCAAGACGCGCCGCCGCTCTCGCTCGGCGTGCGGGTTCCGCTCGGCGCGCAGCACGGCAACCAGCTCGCGATGTGGCTCGACTTCGTGCGCAGCGCCGCAGGCTGGAAGTCGACGGTCCCCACGCTCTTCTTCCCACTCGCAGGGACGAGCGCGCTGATCCAGCTCGGCGCAGAGGCGCCGGCGAGCGTCCTCGTCGATCTGTTCGCCCCATCGCGCGACAGCAACGCGGTGTGCGACGTCACGAACGCCGACGCCGCCCCGCCCCCCGCCTCGGCCCGCGCAGAGGTCTACGCCGCCACCTCCCTCGCCGACGTCGCCACCGAGCTCGCGCGCTGA
- the icmH gene encoding type IVB secretion system protein IcmH/DotU has protein sequence MIDKMYWACGEVLSASAQFAEAPNLPSPDIMKRRIATLLEDMERKATELGIQKRDLDDAKYAIVAFIDEQLFRARWAGRQEWMLEPLQLLYFNENTAGEGFFERLDALERDPARVHVLEVYYLCLALGFQGKYAVRGGDGLGAVTDRIVGILARATPRGDTLSPHDAPADTRGMRARRETPVLVVGGIVVAVAILVAVTLKIALSSATSDATARITTSTQAANAGTKK, from the coding sequence ATGATCGACAAGATGTACTGGGCCTGCGGGGAGGTGCTCTCGGCCTCGGCACAGTTCGCCGAGGCGCCGAACCTGCCGTCGCCCGACATCATGAAGCGCCGCATCGCGACGCTGCTCGAGGACATGGAGCGGAAGGCGACCGAGCTCGGGATCCAGAAGCGCGACCTCGACGACGCGAAGTACGCGATCGTCGCGTTCATCGACGAGCAGCTCTTCCGCGCGCGCTGGGCGGGGCGGCAGGAGTGGATGCTCGAGCCGCTCCAGCTCCTCTACTTCAACGAGAACACCGCCGGCGAGGGGTTCTTCGAGCGCCTCGACGCGCTCGAGCGCGATCCGGCGCGCGTGCACGTCCTCGAGGTCTACTACCTCTGCCTCGCGCTCGGCTTCCAGGGCAAGTACGCCGTGCGCGGCGGCGACGGGCTCGGCGCGGTCACCGATCGGATCGTCGGCATCCTCGCGCGCGCGACGCCGCGCGGCGACACGCTCTCCCCGCACGACGCGCCGGCCGACACGCGCGGGATGCGCGCGCGGCGCGAGACGCCGGTCCTCGTCGTCGGCGGCATCGTCGTCGCGGTCGCGATCCTCGTCGCGGTGACGCTCAAGATCGCGCTCTCCTCCGCGACCTCCGACGCGACCGCGCGCATCACGACGTCGACGCAGGCGGCCAACGCAGGGACGAAGAAATAA
- the tssK gene encoding type VI secretion system baseplate subunit TssK, which yields MSQKLVWTEGLFITQHHFQRLDRYHERLLADRMRLAHGYDWGVTELAVDERALAAGQLSISRLTCVLPGGAVLTGEDAIPPRPFDSEFTPQMPSLDVHVAIAQEVDGAPAVALDPAFTTVSRYARAQETFPDVNTGTSPQAVDVARPLARLLFGEERRDGFDTIKIAQLVRSPAGAVILKENYVAPVLRIAASPYLARGFRALLTAMTARQRALAESRRQRSAGAVEFDQGDLPKLWLLSTLNTYIPTIAHLVDAPAVHPEQAYLVLGQLIGQLCTMAADADPTTIPKFVYTDLGSVFEPMFARANALIGSAIQARSTAIPLTRREDGVFLGRASGPDIMRSDFFVSVSTTLPDAQVRERLPRLMKIASEHQIGAIMHSAVAGAPLELEYRPPAALPLQPGLHWFRLGRAPEFWADIVATGTFALYHPFDPNTLSLALYAVESQGK from the coding sequence ATGAGTCAGAAGCTCGTTTGGACCGAAGGCCTCTTCATCACGCAGCACCACTTCCAGCGGCTCGATCGCTACCACGAGCGGCTGCTCGCCGATCGGATGCGCCTCGCGCACGGCTACGACTGGGGCGTGACCGAGCTCGCGGTCGACGAGCGCGCCCTCGCCGCGGGGCAGCTCTCGATCTCGCGGCTCACCTGCGTCCTGCCGGGCGGCGCGGTGCTCACGGGAGAAGACGCGATCCCGCCGCGGCCGTTCGACAGCGAGTTCACCCCGCAGATGCCGTCGCTCGACGTCCACGTCGCGATCGCGCAGGAGGTCGACGGCGCGCCCGCCGTCGCGCTCGATCCCGCGTTCACGACCGTGAGCCGCTACGCGCGCGCGCAGGAGACGTTCCCCGACGTGAACACGGGGACCTCGCCGCAGGCGGTCGACGTCGCGCGCCCGCTCGCGCGCCTCCTCTTCGGCGAGGAGCGGCGCGACGGCTTCGACACGATCAAGATCGCGCAGCTCGTCCGCTCTCCCGCCGGCGCCGTCATCTTGAAGGAGAACTACGTCGCGCCGGTGCTCCGCATCGCGGCGTCGCCGTACCTCGCGCGAGGCTTCCGCGCGCTCCTCACCGCGATGACCGCGCGCCAGCGCGCGCTCGCGGAGTCGCGGCGGCAGCGCTCCGCCGGCGCGGTGGAGTTCGATCAGGGCGATCTCCCGAAGCTCTGGCTCCTCTCCACCCTCAACACGTATATCCCGACGATCGCGCACCTCGTCGACGCGCCGGCGGTGCACCCCGAGCAGGCGTACCTCGTGCTCGGGCAGCTCATCGGCCAGCTCTGCACGATGGCGGCGGACGCGGATCCGACCACGATCCCGAAGTTCGTCTACACCGATCTCGGGAGCGTCTTCGAGCCGATGTTCGCGCGCGCGAACGCGCTCATCGGCTCCGCGATCCAGGCGCGCTCGACCGCGATTCCGCTCACGCGGCGCGAGGACGGCGTGTTCCTCGGACGCGCGAGCGGCCCCGACATCATGCGCTCCGACTTCTTCGTGTCGGTGTCGACCACGCTCCCCGACGCGCAGGTCCGCGAGCGCCTCCCGCGCCTCATGAAGATCGCGTCGGAGCACCAGATCGGCGCGATCATGCACTCCGCCGTAGCGGGCGCGCCGCTGGAGCTCGAGTACCGCCCGCCCGCCGCGCTGCCGCTCCAGCCCGGCCTCCACTGGTTCCGCCTCGGACGCGCCCCCGAGTTCTGGGCCGACATCGTCGCGACCGGTACCTTTGCGCTCTACCATCCGTTCGACCCGAACACGCTCTCCCTCGCGCTCTACGCGGTCGAGTCCCAAGGCAAATGA
- the tssJ gene encoding type VI secretion system lipoprotein TssJ, with the protein MKRLVVFALLVSCGGKETILPLKEDKKCEVQVVSLSIVASPSINPTIDGETRPVQMRIYQLKDDVKLQATTFEQVWKEDAEVLGQDVIKKDEVFVYPNTRTDVKFDRDPAASFIVGAALFRNPKGRSWYLSFELPPAPGKGNCLVAAPDCPDGTCGPNLNPKFSLWVDATRVDDGADHLADVTDGRRIRVVQLSKPVAAPPASGAAPPEAKK; encoded by the coding sequence GTGAAGCGGCTCGTAGTCTTCGCGCTCCTCGTCTCTTGCGGCGGCAAGGAGACGATCCTCCCGCTGAAGGAGGACAAGAAGTGCGAGGTGCAGGTCGTCTCGCTCAGCATCGTCGCGTCGCCGTCGATCAACCCCACGATCGATGGCGAGACGCGGCCGGTGCAGATGCGGATCTACCAGCTCAAGGACGACGTGAAGCTCCAGGCCACGACCTTCGAGCAGGTCTGGAAGGAGGACGCCGAGGTCCTCGGCCAGGACGTGATCAAGAAGGACGAGGTCTTCGTCTATCCGAACACGCGCACCGACGTGAAGTTCGATCGCGACCCGGCCGCGTCGTTCATCGTGGGGGCGGCGCTCTTTCGCAATCCGAAAGGACGAAGCTGGTACCTTTCGTTCGAGCTGCCGCCGGCGCCCGGGAAAGGGAACTGCCTCGTCGCCGCCCCCGATTGTCCCGATGGCACGTGTGGACCGAACCTCAATCCGAAGTTCTCGCTCTGGGTCGACGCCACGCGCGTCGACGACGGCGCGGATCACCTCGCCGACGTCACCGACGGCCGCCGGATCCGCGTCGTGCAGCTGAGCAAACCCGTGGCCGCGCCGCCCGCCTCCGGCGCGGCGCCTCCCGAGGCGAAGAAGTGA
- the tssM gene encoding type VI secretion system membrane subunit TssM codes for MWAWIVAVVLVIGAWAAGFFFEVALWIRIAITVVAVLLIVGYYVVRRIRAKSAAKALERELLKQAEQQAANARPDRRAEINELHAQFKRGLGALKGSRLGAGTGANALYALPWYMIVGPPGAGKTTAIRHSGLDFPIPDATGALRGVGGTKNCDWWFTNEAILLDTAGRFATQADDHEEWMAFLDMLRKHRDKTPINGVLVGISIADVVGATEEQAEQTAKALRARIDEVMTRLQMIVPVYVVFTKVDLIAGFVETFEDLKKSERAQIWGVTFPLAQASMDEPNKAFEAEFDLLIEALHGHALRRLANVRGHDKRARIHQFPIEMRALKGALAEFIGALLRKNTYQETPLFRGVYFTSGTQEGRPMDRVMAGMQRAFGLRVGGSVEPPMPAAADAKSYFLTDLFRRVIFPDQFVAARTRGEARRQLFARIGMGVGAAALAALIAIPAITSYLKNRELVRSTGAIADEAERVDWTDKAKATEGLARIEPLRARLHELETWNKDAPPLSYRWGMYSGNTLYEPVRDEYVSIVQRAMIKPVKASLEEHLRSIEANPKRTPEEFNQRYDELKKYLMLTEREHLDVDWAAPRITRLWAEQAHLKSADDEAVVQLNVEEYLRLVKSGQLSPATRDERLVTYVRSELLRTPQIGRLYENLVRDTNTEIAPLRRESIFYGSIATFVSSKRNLKIDGAYTKLGWAKVRRLLDAEKTKLTSEGWVLGTEDERMPADQIDKEVAALRQIYFDRYREAWRDFLADLVVAQPTSAEASLEELLALTEPEWPYLRLVRILADNVELEMTSAEAGKPGILEQVEERAKEAAKQKLLGQQVSLDAGALLNRDRPASPVELAFRPITTFGMPPKDAPPGAPPTGLSQYMGVLRKLVGVLGDLKDAKAAPDPKALTGEFEQAYRATTALLADQDAFTRPLMSPLLLDPIASSWGSVLKDAGGAAGGLWEMTAWKTWSTKLEPSYPFTDRAANDAKIEDFTAFFQPEKGQIWSFYEQSLKGSLEKQGDDFVPSRRFKGQVPYTNEFLGCLKKASKITDATFGADPKAPSVAFEVNLHSVSPDISEVTIEVDGVSRTYTNTPEEWLAVTWPAKDAKARGAKVRVRGLAGLQEEINRAGDFGLFRLLDAADLKPGTAPGKAGDVAVVVATWKLASKPDATVKIDIKPAKTDAPFAKGFFAGLKCPRLITQGER; via the coding sequence ATGTGGGCCTGGATCGTCGCGGTCGTTCTCGTCATCGGAGCCTGGGCGGCGGGCTTCTTCTTCGAGGTCGCGCTCTGGATACGGATCGCGATCACGGTCGTCGCGGTCCTGTTGATCGTCGGCTACTACGTCGTGCGCCGCATCCGCGCGAAGTCGGCGGCGAAGGCGCTCGAGCGCGAGCTGTTGAAGCAGGCCGAGCAGCAGGCCGCGAACGCGCGCCCCGATCGCCGCGCGGAGATCAACGAGCTCCACGCCCAGTTCAAGCGCGGGCTCGGCGCGCTCAAGGGATCGCGCCTCGGGGCCGGGACCGGCGCGAACGCGCTCTACGCGCTGCCCTGGTACATGATCGTCGGCCCGCCCGGCGCGGGGAAGACGACCGCGATCCGCCACTCCGGCCTCGACTTCCCGATCCCGGACGCGACCGGGGCGCTGCGCGGCGTCGGCGGTACGAAGAACTGCGACTGGTGGTTCACGAACGAGGCGATCCTCCTCGACACCGCGGGGCGGTTCGCGACGCAGGCCGACGACCACGAGGAGTGGATGGCCTTCCTCGACATGCTCCGCAAGCACCGCGACAAGACGCCGATCAACGGCGTGCTCGTCGGCATCAGCATCGCGGACGTCGTCGGCGCGACGGAGGAGCAGGCGGAGCAGACCGCGAAGGCGCTCCGCGCGCGCATCGACGAGGTGATGACGCGCCTCCAGATGATCGTCCCGGTCTACGTGGTCTTCACCAAAGTCGACCTCATCGCCGGTTTCGTCGAAACATTCGAAGACCTGAAAAAGAGCGAGCGCGCGCAAATCTGGGGTGTCACGTTCCCGCTCGCGCAGGCCTCGATGGACGAGCCGAACAAGGCGTTCGAGGCCGAGTTCGATCTGCTCATCGAGGCGCTCCACGGCCACGCGCTGCGGCGCCTCGCGAACGTGCGCGGGCACGACAAGCGCGCGCGCATCCACCAGTTCCCGATCGAGATGCGCGCGCTGAAGGGCGCGCTCGCCGAGTTCATCGGCGCGCTCCTCCGCAAGAACACGTACCAGGAGACGCCGCTCTTCCGCGGCGTGTACTTCACGAGCGGCACGCAAGAAGGCCGCCCGATGGACCGCGTGATGGCGGGGATGCAGCGCGCCTTCGGGCTCCGCGTCGGCGGCTCGGTGGAGCCGCCGATGCCGGCCGCGGCCGACGCGAAGAGCTACTTCCTCACCGACCTCTTCCGCCGCGTCATCTTCCCCGATCAGTTCGTCGCCGCGCGCACGCGGGGCGAGGCGCGCCGCCAGCTCTTCGCGCGCATCGGCATGGGCGTCGGCGCGGCCGCCCTCGCCGCCCTCATCGCGATCCCGGCGATCACGAGCTACTTGAAGAACCGCGAGCTCGTCCGCTCCACCGGCGCGATCGCGGACGAGGCCGAGCGCGTCGACTGGACCGACAAGGCGAAGGCGACGGAGGGCCTCGCGCGGATCGAGCCGCTCCGCGCGCGGCTCCACGAGCTCGAGACCTGGAACAAGGACGCGCCGCCGCTCTCGTACCGCTGGGGCATGTACTCCGGCAACACGCTCTACGAGCCGGTGCGCGACGAGTACGTCTCGATCGTCCAGCGCGCGATGATCAAGCCGGTGAAGGCGTCGCTCGAGGAGCACCTCCGCTCGATCGAGGCGAACCCGAAGCGCACGCCGGAGGAGTTCAACCAGCGCTACGACGAGCTGAAGAAGTACCTGATGCTCACCGAGCGCGAGCACCTCGACGTCGACTGGGCCGCGCCGCGCATCACGCGGCTGTGGGCGGAGCAGGCGCACCTCAAGTCCGCCGACGACGAGGCGGTGGTGCAGCTCAACGTCGAGGAGTACCTGCGCCTCGTGAAGAGCGGGCAGCTCTCGCCCGCGACGCGCGACGAGCGTCTCGTCACCTACGTGCGCTCGGAGCTCCTTCGCACGCCGCAGATCGGCCGCCTCTACGAGAACCTCGTCCGCGACACGAACACCGAGATCGCGCCGCTCCGCCGCGAGAGCATCTTCTACGGCTCGATCGCGACGTTCGTGAGCAGCAAGCGGAACCTGAAGATCGACGGCGCGTACACGAAGCTCGGCTGGGCGAAGGTGCGCCGCCTCCTCGACGCGGAGAAGACGAAGCTCACCTCCGAGGGCTGGGTCCTCGGCACCGAGGACGAGCGTATGCCCGCCGATCAGATCGACAAGGAGGTCGCCGCGCTCCGGCAGATCTACTTCGATCGCTACCGCGAGGCGTGGCGCGACTTCCTCGCCGACCTCGTCGTCGCGCAGCCCACGAGCGCAGAGGCGTCGCTCGAGGAGCTCCTCGCGCTGACGGAGCCGGAGTGGCCGTACCTCCGCCTCGTGCGCATCCTCGCCGACAACGTCGAGCTCGAGATGACGAGCGCGGAGGCGGGGAAGCCGGGCATCCTCGAGCAGGTCGAGGAGCGCGCGAAGGAGGCGGCGAAGCAGAAGCTCTTGGGGCAGCAGGTGAGCCTCGACGCGGGCGCGCTCCTGAACCGCGATCGTCCCGCGTCGCCGGTCGAGCTCGCGTTCCGTCCGATCACGACGTTCGGGATGCCGCCGAAGGACGCGCCGCCGGGCGCGCCGCCGACGGGGCTCTCGCAGTACATGGGCGTGCTGCGGAAGCTCGTCGGCGTGCTCGGCGATCTCAAGGACGCGAAGGCGGCGCCGGATCCGAAGGCGCTCACGGGCGAGTTCGAGCAGGCTTACCGCGCGACGACCGCGCTCCTCGCCGATCAGGACGCGTTCACGCGGCCGCTGATGTCTCCACTCCTCCTCGATCCGATCGCGTCTTCGTGGGGGAGCGTGCTCAAGGACGCGGGCGGCGCGGCGGGCGGGCTCTGGGAGATGACGGCGTGGAAGACGTGGAGCACGAAGCTCGAGCCGAGCTATCCCTTCACCGATCGCGCCGCGAACGACGCGAAGATCGAGGACTTCACCGCGTTCTTCCAGCCGGAGAAGGGGCAGATCTGGTCGTTCTACGAGCAGAGCCTGAAGGGCTCGCTCGAGAAGCAGGGCGACGACTTCGTGCCGTCGCGTCGCTTCAAGGGGCAGGTCCCTTACACGAACGAGTTCCTCGGCTGCCTCAAGAAGGCGTCGAAGATCACAGACGCCACCTTCGGCGCCGATCCGAAGGCGCCCTCGGTCGCGTTCGAGGTGAACCTCCACTCGGTGAGCCCCGACATCTCGGAGGTCACGATCGAGGTCGACGGCGTGAGCCGCACGTACACGAACACGCCGGAGGAGTGGCTCGCGGTGACGTGGCCGGCGAAGGACGCGAAGGCGCGCGGCGCGAAGGTCCGCGTGCGCGGTCTCGCGGGGCTCCAGGAGGAGATCAACCGTGCGGGCGACTTCGGTCTCTTCCGTCTGCTCGACGCGGCCGATCTCAAGCCGGGCACGGCGCCGGGGAAGGCGGGCGACGTCGCGGTCGTCGTCGCGACGTGGAAGCTCGCGAGCAAGCCGGACGCGACCGTGAAGATCGACATCAAGCCGGCGAAGACGGACGCGCCGTTCGCGAAGGGCTTCTTCGCGGGCCTCAAGTGTCCGCGTCTCATCACGCAGGGGGAGCGCTGA
- a CDS encoding helicase-associated domain-containing protein, with translation MTRFVLAASPPAAPATPAFEDMRVGDMTAAARFWMRGNEPRRKAELAAGLTLAMRKTPRVAELLAGMRAEERAVMAVIERYGGMIDGELLRLELSARGIIFEVEPAGRPTARSYDPVRPLRERMVLVAPDGGASFSYSSWNPHQHPTLAVVSAARGVVPPAGPVPWKHAGASASSTPPSSERRTTSEWMLELEQVASALASFGRLRLNRDGSLPAQTRARLAKALPEREGALVVPDANELAFAILLELGVVVRADDDTAVVAIDRLHRHLAEPSVVQMHAWIRAWLALGRWRDGAGAIRGGMDAEQSWRSGQLTTARSIVAWLLARVAAHHVGWLDLERLLLDLHAHVGRLGNFYMLDAQWRPAFEAARDKEDLPRGPERERAYWLDLFGGWCANAILVTLHHFGLVERGDATPDAARWIFRLTEEGRAAFGAPDVALADAPAASRAGCLTVQPNFDVLLYTDATSNGSVIAMLGRLAEAAPGGGVVRTYRITRASVCRALDAGITVDDALGALTREGRTSLPENVARSMTDWARKRDALVLRRGAPYVPPALVVGEDGSVTARPGARLDLVTRARLARLSGNDGAPTFTLDRRTVGRARDLGVTAAQALAWLGGEGAVPALLRVALVRWCAPARRSAEVQLGELLVLRIGDQEVANALVESKRAAPLLAGALAPGWFVVRASEQKRLKALLEEVGLGVASLTMSVVPPAVKSPSLRETDELIKETEKLLAMIDRSEGRRRPRRARRV, from the coding sequence GTGACGCGCTTCGTCCTCGCGGCCTCACCGCCAGCGGCGCCGGCAACCCCTGCGTTCGAGGACATGCGTGTCGGCGACATGACGGCCGCCGCGCGCTTCTGGATGCGCGGTAACGAGCCGCGACGCAAGGCGGAGCTCGCCGCCGGGCTCACGCTCGCGATGCGGAAGACACCGCGCGTCGCCGAACTGCTCGCGGGCATGCGCGCGGAGGAACGCGCCGTCATGGCCGTGATCGAGCGCTACGGAGGCATGATCGACGGCGAGCTGCTCCGCCTCGAGCTCTCGGCACGCGGCATCATTTTCGAGGTCGAGCCCGCGGGGAGGCCGACCGCGCGTTCGTACGATCCCGTGAGGCCGCTCCGCGAGCGCATGGTCCTCGTCGCTCCGGACGGCGGCGCGTCCTTCTCCTATAGCTCATGGAATCCGCATCAGCATCCGACGCTCGCCGTCGTCTCCGCGGCGCGCGGCGTCGTTCCTCCCGCGGGTCCCGTGCCGTGGAAGCACGCCGGCGCTTCCGCCTCGTCTACGCCGCCGTCGAGCGAGCGACGCACGACGTCCGAGTGGATGCTGGAGCTCGAACAGGTCGCCTCCGCGCTCGCGTCCTTCGGTCGCCTGCGGCTCAATCGCGACGGCAGCCTCCCTGCGCAAACACGAGCGCGCCTCGCGAAGGCGCTGCCCGAACGCGAGGGAGCGCTCGTCGTTCCGGACGCCAACGAGCTCGCTTTCGCCATCCTCCTCGAGCTCGGTGTCGTCGTGCGCGCGGACGATGACACCGCCGTCGTAGCGATCGATCGGCTGCATCGTCATCTCGCCGAGCCTTCCGTCGTCCAGATGCACGCGTGGATCCGCGCGTGGCTCGCGCTCGGCCGCTGGCGAGATGGAGCCGGGGCGATCCGCGGAGGCATGGACGCGGAGCAAAGCTGGAGGAGCGGGCAGCTCACGACCGCGCGTTCCATCGTCGCGTGGCTGCTCGCGCGTGTCGCGGCCCACCACGTTGGGTGGCTCGACCTCGAGCGCTTGCTCCTCGATCTGCATGCGCATGTCGGCCGTCTCGGAAACTTCTACATGCTCGACGCGCAATGGCGTCCCGCGTTCGAGGCCGCGCGAGACAAGGAAGACCTCCCGCGCGGGCCCGAACGCGAACGCGCGTACTGGCTCGACCTGTTCGGCGGCTGGTGCGCGAACGCGATCCTCGTGACGCTGCATCACTTCGGCCTCGTCGAGCGCGGCGACGCGACTCCGGACGCCGCGCGCTGGATCTTTCGTCTCACCGAGGAGGGGCGCGCCGCCTTCGGGGCGCCGGACGTCGCCCTTGCCGATGCACCCGCGGCATCGCGGGCGGGATGCCTCACGGTGCAGCCGAACTTCGATGTCCTCCTCTACACCGACGCGACGTCGAACGGCTCCGTCATCGCGATGCTCGGCCGCCTCGCCGAGGCCGCGCCCGGCGGCGGAGTCGTGCGGACCTACCGCATCACGCGCGCCTCGGTCTGTCGCGCGCTCGACGCCGGCATCACCGTCGACGACGCGCTCGGAGCGCTCACGCGCGAGGGTCGCACATCCTTGCCCGAGAACGTCGCTCGCTCGATGACCGACTGGGCTCGGAAGCGCGACGCGCTCGTCCTCAGACGCGGCGCGCCGTACGTGCCGCCGGCGCTGGTCGTCGGAGAGGACGGAAGCGTGACGGCGCGCCCGGGCGCGCGCCTCGACCTCGTCACGCGAGCGCGACTCGCCCGTTTGAGCGGTAACGATGGTGCTCCCACGTTCACGCTCGATCGACGCACGGTCGGACGCGCCCGCGACCTCGGCGTCACGGCGGCGCAGGCGCTCGCGTGGCTCGGCGGTGAGGGAGCCGTGCCCGCGCTCCTCCGAGTCGCGCTCGTCCGCTGGTGCGCCCCCGCACGTCGCAGCGCCGAGGTGCAGCTCGGCGAGCTGCTCGTCCTTCGGATCGGAGATCAGGAGGTCGCGAACGCGCTCGTCGAGAGCAAGCGCGCTGCTCCGCTCCTCGCGGGCGCCCTCGCGCCAGGATGGTTCGTCGTTCGCGCGTCGGAGCAGAAACGCCTGAAGGCACTGCTCGAAGAGGTCGGCCTCGGCGTGGCCTCGTTGACCATGAGCGTCGTCCCTCCCGCGGTGAAGAGCCCCTCTCTTCGTGAGACGGACGAGCTGATCAAGGAAACCGAGAAGCTCCTCGCGATGATCGATCGCTCCGAGGGCCGCCGCCGTCCTCGCCGCGCGCGGCGCGTGTGA